In the Thiobacillus sp. genome, one interval contains:
- a CDS encoding endonuclease/exonuclease/phosphatase family protein: MSMSKGIARVLGLSPLILGCSVMADTALAADTVRFATFNASLNRDASGQLLSDLGNPLASGVTTTVARRIQQAHNVAEIIQRVNPDILLVNEFDFDQNGVPGSSSIPSALGYSSQAAQLFQDNFLSAAHGNAVRGTTQGVVFPYRYTPVTNTGLASGLDLDNSGGVGGGNDAFGFGNFAGQYGFTVYSRYEIVGVRTFQNFLWKDMPGNLLTNDNTGNKLWAADGSGYYNDAEKNALRLSSKNHVDVTLRINGQDVHFLTAHPTPPTFDGAEDKNGKRNHDEIRFWADYVDGADYIYDDQGAMGGLADGASFVIAGDYNADPFDGDSYANAINQLLNHPRVNAAVTPESAGGTAAATYPSNNGAANQSHDGDPRFDTADFSDSAPGNLRVDYVLPSANLDIQDAGIFWPVDSNTGVANTTGELFDLVGTYNNPGLYAGLPSSDHKAVWVDVQVAAVPEPETYALMLAGLGLVGLVSRRRRIF, encoded by the coding sequence ATGAGCATGTCCAAAGGAATTGCCCGGGTCCTGGGCCTCTCGCCCCTCATCCTGGGCTGCTCGGTCATGGCCGATACCGCCCTGGCGGCCGATACCGTCCGTTTCGCCACCTTCAACGCGTCCCTGAACCGGGACGCCAGCGGCCAGCTGCTCTCCGACCTGGGCAATCCCCTGGCCAGCGGCGTCACCACCACCGTGGCCAGGCGCATCCAGCAGGCCCACAACGTGGCCGAGATCATCCAGCGCGTGAATCCGGACATCCTGCTGGTGAATGAATTCGACTTCGACCAGAACGGCGTGCCCGGCTCTTCCTCCATCCCCAGCGCCCTGGGTTATTCCAGCCAGGCCGCCCAGCTGTTCCAGGACAACTTCCTCTCCGCCGCCCACGGCAACGCGGTGCGTGGCACCACCCAGGGCGTTGTCTTTCCTTACCGCTATACCCCCGTCACCAACACCGGTCTGGCCAGCGGACTGGACCTGGACAACAGCGGCGGTGTCGGCGGCGGCAACGATGCCTTCGGGTTCGGAAATTTCGCAGGCCAATACGGTTTCACCGTCTACTCCAGGTACGAAATCGTGGGCGTGCGCACCTTCCAGAATTTCCTGTGGAAGGACATGCCGGGCAACCTGCTCACCAACGACAACACCGGCAACAAGCTGTGGGCGGCCGACGGCAGCGGCTACTACAACGATGCCGAGAAGAATGCCCTGCGGCTGTCCTCGAAGAACCACGTGGACGTGACCCTGCGCATCAACGGCCAGGACGTGCACTTCCTCACCGCCCATCCCACACCCCCCACCTTCGACGGCGCCGAGGACAAGAACGGCAAGCGCAACCACGACGAGATCCGCTTCTGGGCGGACTATGTCGATGGCGCGGACTATATCTACGACGATCAGGGGGCGATGGGGGGCCTGGCCGACGGCGCCAGCTTCGTCATCGCCGGGGATTACAACGCCGACCCCTTCGATGGCGATTCCTATGCCAACGCCATCAACCAGCTGCTGAACCACCCCCGGGTGAATGCGGCCGTCACACCGGAAAGCGCGGGGGGCACGGCGGCGGCCACCTATCCGAGCAACAACGGCGCGGCCAACCAGAGCCACGACGGCGATCCCAGGTTCGACACCGCCGACTTCAGCGACAGCGCGCCCGGCAACCTGCGGGTGGACTACGTGCTGCCCTCCGCCAACCTGGACATCCAGGATGCCGGCATATTCTGGCCCGTGGACAGCAACACCGGCGTGGCCAACACCACCGGCGAGCTGTTCGACCTGGTGGGCACCTACAACAACCCGGGCCTCTACGCCGGCCTGCCTTCCTCCGACCACAAGGCCGTCTGGGTGGACGTGCAGGTGGCCGCCGTGCCGGAGCCTGAAACCTATGCCCTGATGCTGGCCGGCCTGGGCCTGGTGGGCCTTGTGTCCCGCCGCCGCAGGATTTTCTGA
- a CDS encoding PEP-CTERM sorting domain-containing protein, producing the protein MKRTLLILALTGLAGSAHAATWTLGDTTVAGLRTGVVALTDGVGAMGTAGDALFGSVTNDLNEIDTDAVAVGSWDFTSAVLGGNAIDLGLSHEIYAGNAYLGDTSTAFANLLTSASVDNASLADAGLDLEFSGFAPARLNQRFVITPELGEQAGDLVMVNVNAWATHALDGNLNGNGISLDQDFLSSYSLALNGTVLDADSYTDLGNAGKSWSFQAHVGDELSLQLRTQSQVGGTVLAMAAGATPEVMASSEAFLSMSVTAVPEPEAYALLLAGLGLVGLVARRRGAERQRLSLHS; encoded by the coding sequence ATGAAACGCACCCTACTCATCCTCGCCCTGACCGGCCTGGCCGGTTCCGCCCATGCCGCCACCTGGACCCTGGGCGACACCACCGTGGCCGGCCTGCGCACGGGTGTGGTGGCCCTCACCGACGGCGTCGGCGCCATGGGCACCGCCGGTGACGCGTTGTTCGGTTCCGTCACCAACGACCTCAACGAGATCGACACGGATGCCGTGGCCGTGGGCAGCTGGGACTTCACCAGCGCCGTCCTGGGCGGCAACGCCATCGACCTGGGCCTGAGCCACGAGATCTATGCCGGCAACGCCTACTTGGGCGATACCAGCACTGCCTTCGCCAACCTGCTGACCAGCGCCAGCGTGGATAACGCCTCCCTCGCCGACGCCGGCCTGGATCTGGAGTTTTCCGGCTTCGCCCCCGCCCGCCTGAACCAGCGCTTCGTCATCACCCCGGAACTGGGGGAGCAAGCGGGGGATCTGGTGATGGTGAACGTGAATGCCTGGGCCACCCACGCCCTGGATGGCAATCTGAACGGCAACGGCATCAGCCTGGATCAGGATTTCCTGTCCAGCTACAGCCTGGCCTTGAACGGCACAGTGCTGGATGCCGACAGCTACACGGATCTTGGCAACGCTGGAAAGAGCTGGAGCTTCCAGGCCCACGTGGGCGATGAGCTGAGCCTGCAACTGCGCACCCAGAGCCAGGTCGGGGGGACTGTCCTGGCCATGGCTGCTGGCGCCACGCCCGAAGTGATGGCCAGCAGCGAGGCCTTCCTGAGCATGAGCGTCACGGCCGTCCCGGAACCCGAAGCCTACGCCCTGTTGCTGGCCGGCCTGGGCCTGGTGGGCCTGGTGGCCCGCCGGCGTGGCGCCGAGCGTCAGCGCCTGTCTCTGCATAGCTGA
- a CDS encoding bifunctional metallophosphatase/5'-nucleotidase: protein MFALKPVVLASLLVFANAAMACSGPVTLGSVSSTVEDRSVNGACINDLIIDTPNAWGTHGDFVNHVSKVTLNLMKSRQLSAMERSRIMKAAAQSDVGKTLIVKIIAFNDFHGNIKAGEGSSSNPGVARFSTRIKELRAQNPLNAVVSAGDMIGASPLTSALFKDEPTIEAMNRIDIDFNAVGNHEFDEGKDELLRMQKGGNHPSDPFSGLGMHQDLKAGEFAGASFNFLAANVVDSATGKTILPAFGVKHFKGNRVAFIGMTLENTPTIVSPSGVAGLQFKDEADTVNALIPKLQAKGIKSIVVLVHEGGFAAGGINGCTGVSGPIVDIVNRLDPEVDLVISGHTHQAYNCLINNKAGKPVRVTSGGQYARNLTDIDVTIDTRTRNVVNAVANNLTTGTGATTAEDPALTDLVAHYDSLAAVPKSRVIGTITEAISRSQNAAGESALGDVIADAQLDATDDAGFGDAVISFMNPGGIRADLPYNAPSGQVTYGDAFTVQPFGNSLVTMTLTGAQIDTLLEQQFTGCTNGQTSNRILQVSNGFSYTWDANGGACAKVDPDSIKLDGVTIDPVASYRVTVNSFLADGGDLFKVLIEGTNRLGGAQDLDALEAYLQANPAGVAPGPKNRISRIN, encoded by the coding sequence ATGTTCGCCCTTAAACCCGTAGTCCTTGCTTCCCTGCTTGTCTTCGCCAATGCCGCCATGGCCTGCTCGGGCCCCGTGACCCTGGGCTCCGTGTCCAGCACTGTCGAAGACCGATCCGTGAACGGCGCCTGCATCAATGACCTGATCATCGACACCCCCAACGCCTGGGGCACCCATGGCGACTTCGTGAACCATGTATCCAAGGTCACCCTTAACCTGATGAAGTCCCGCCAGCTCAGCGCCATGGAGCGCAGCAGGATCATGAAGGCCGCCGCCCAGTCCGACGTGGGCAAGACCCTGATCGTGAAGATCATCGCGTTCAACGATTTCCACGGCAACATCAAGGCCGGCGAGGGTTCCTCCAGCAACCCCGGCGTGGCCCGCTTTTCCACCCGCATCAAGGAACTGCGTGCCCAGAACCCCCTGAACGCCGTGGTGTCCGCCGGCGACATGATCGGCGCCAGCCCCCTGACTTCCGCCCTGTTCAAGGACGAGCCCACCATCGAGGCGATGAACCGCATCGACATCGACTTCAACGCCGTGGGGAACCACGAGTTCGACGAGGGCAAGGATGAACTGCTGCGCATGCAGAAGGGCGGCAACCATCCCTCCGACCCCTTCTCGGGCCTGGGTATGCACCAGGACCTGAAGGCGGGCGAGTTCGCCGGCGCCAGCTTCAACTTCCTGGCCGCCAACGTGGTGGACAGCGCCACCGGCAAGACCATCCTCCCGGCCTTTGGCGTCAAGCACTTCAAGGGCAACCGGGTGGCCTTCATCGGCATGACCCTGGAAAACACCCCCACCATCGTCTCGCCCTCCGGCGTGGCCGGCCTGCAGTTCAAGGATGAGGCGGACACCGTCAACGCGCTGATTCCCAAGCTCCAGGCCAAGGGCATCAAGAGCATCGTGGTGCTGGTCCACGAGGGTGGCTTCGCCGCCGGCGGCATCAACGGCTGCACGGGCGTCTCCGGCCCCATCGTCGACATCGTCAACCGCCTGGATCCCGAGGTGGACCTGGTCATCTCCGGCCACACCCACCAGGCCTACAACTGCCTGATCAACAACAAGGCCGGCAAGCCCGTGCGCGTCACCTCCGGCGGCCAGTACGCCCGCAACCTGACCGACATCGACGTGACCATCGACACCCGGACCCGGAACGTGGTCAACGCGGTGGCCAACAACCTCACCACCGGCACCGGCGCCACCACCGCCGAGGATCCCGCCCTGACCGACCTGGTGGCCCACTACGACAGCCTGGCCGCCGTGCCCAAGTCCCGGGTGATTGGCACCATCACAGAGGCCATCAGCCGCAGCCAGAACGCCGCCGGCGAGTCCGCCCTGGGTGACGTCATCGCCGACGCCCAGCTGGACGCCACCGATGACGCCGGTTTCGGTGACGCGGTCATCTCCTTCATGAACCCGGGCGGCATCCGTGCCGACCTGCCTTACAACGCCCCCAGCGGCCAGGTCACCTACGGCGATGCCTTCACCGTGCAGCCCTTCGGCAATTCCCTGGTGACCATGACGCTCACCGGCGCGCAGATCGACACCCTGCTGGAACAGCAGTTCACCGGCTGCACCAACGGCCAGACTTCCAACCGCATCCTCCAGGTGTCCAACGGCTTCAGCTACACCTGGGACGCCAACGGCGGCGCGTGCGCCAAGGTGGACCCGGACAGCATCAAGCTTGATGGCGTCACCATCGACCCCGTCGCCAGCTACCGGGTGACAGTGAACAGCTTCCTGGCCGACGGCGGCGACCTGTTCAAGGTGTTGATCGAGGGCACCAACCGCCTGGGTGGCGCCCAGGATCTGGACGCCTTGGAAGCCTACCTCCAGGCGAACCCCGCCGGCGTGGCCCCCGGTCCCAAGAATCGCATCAGCCGGATCAACTGA
- a CDS encoding lamin tail domain-containing protein → MNARLLSKLLSTAILSAGLIHGAQADVVITEWMYSGNGGEFIEFTNLGNSAVDFTGWSYDDNSAIPGVFDLSGFGLVAAGESVVITEDPAATFRADWNLGAGVKVLGDYTNNIGRGDQINLYDGVTLIDRLTYDDETIGGPRTKDASGVAKNAAALGADDATQWQLAALGDFENSYLSAKGDIGSPGFTSYAAPVPEADTYALMLAGLGLVGFMARRRGSR, encoded by the coding sequence ATGAATGCCCGACTCCTCAGCAAGCTCCTCTCCACCGCGATCCTGTCCGCCGGCCTGATACACGGCGCCCAGGCCGACGTCGTCATCACCGAGTGGATGTACAGCGGCAACGGCGGGGAATTCATCGAGTTCACCAACCTGGGCAACAGCGCCGTCGACTTCACCGGCTGGAGCTATGACGACAACAGCGCCATCCCCGGTGTGTTCGACCTGTCCGGCTTCGGCCTGGTGGCCGCCGGCGAATCCGTGGTCATCACCGAAGACCCGGCCGCGACCTTCCGCGCGGACTGGAACCTGGGCGCCGGCGTCAAGGTGCTGGGCGACTACACCAACAACATCGGTCGTGGGGACCAGATCAACCTGTATGACGGCGTGACGTTGATCGACCGCCTCACCTATGACGACGAAACAATTGGAGGCCCTCGCACCAAGGATGCCAGCGGCGTGGCCAAGAACGCCGCCGCCCTGGGCGCCGATGACGCGACCCAGTGGCAACTGGCCGCCTTGGGCGACTTCGAGAACTCCTATCTCTCCGCCAAGGGCGATATCGGCAGCCCCGGTTTCACCAGCTACGCCGCCCCCGTCCCCGAGGCCGACACCTATGCCCTGATGCTGGCCGGCCTTGGCCTGGTGGGCTTCATGGCCCGCCGTCGCGGCAGCCGGTAA
- a CDS encoding phytase — translation MSLFPGFPAALASLLVATALPAQAVVALAETPTIGANGDADDPAIWLHPTDLAKSLVITAVKEEGGRVYDLGAGQVQVLSPFPVASGVSRINNVDVQYGFRMYDGSRVDIAVGSDRGQDVFRVWKIDGDAASPLTYIGSANPSRAFLDKPNGDPNPVSAQNTAYGMTLYRDVAADRMYVLATQRSQPRVAQFELVALADGTVDTQWVRDWDFPSMAVNGTPVNLAGKQFEGLVVDQQSGLLYAGQEDVGIWRIDLNTGSAEASPFVLSRNYDLTSPLRADIEGLALYYGTNGAGYLLASSQGDNSFAVFDRQAGNAYLGSFSVAAGAFDSVQESDGADVTNLALPGYPQGLFITQDGNNTPEAGTNFKFVSWGEIAQEKGLVVDTSSYDPRSVTAVPEPSAYALMLAGLGMTAWAARRRKRS, via the coding sequence ATGTCCCTGTTCCCTGGATTTCCCGCCGCCCTGGCCAGCTTGCTCGTCGCCACCGCCCTGCCAGCCCAGGCGGTCGTCGCGCTGGCCGAGACACCCACCATCGGCGCCAACGGCGACGCCGACGATCCGGCCATCTGGCTGCATCCCACCGACCTGGCCAAAAGCCTCGTCATCACCGCCGTGAAGGAGGAGGGGGGGCGGGTCTACGACCTGGGCGCCGGGCAGGTCCAGGTGCTCAGCCCGTTTCCGGTGGCTTCCGGAGTCAGCCGCATCAACAACGTGGACGTCCAGTATGGCTTCCGCATGTATGACGGCAGCCGGGTGGACATTGCCGTGGGCAGCGACCGGGGCCAGGACGTGTTCCGGGTCTGGAAGATCGACGGCGATGCCGCCAGCCCGTTGACCTACATCGGCAGCGCCAACCCCAGCCGGGCATTCCTGGACAAGCCCAACGGCGACCCCAACCCGGTGAGTGCCCAGAACACCGCCTACGGCATGACCCTGTACCGGGACGTGGCCGCCGACCGGATGTACGTGCTGGCCACCCAGCGCAGCCAGCCCCGGGTCGCCCAGTTCGAACTGGTGGCCCTGGCCGACGGCACGGTGGACACCCAATGGGTGCGGGACTGGGATTTTCCCTCCATGGCGGTGAACGGCACGCCGGTGAACCTGGCCGGCAAGCAGTTCGAGGGGCTTGTGGTGGACCAGCAAAGCGGCCTGCTCTATGCCGGCCAGGAAGATGTCGGAATCTGGCGCATCGACCTGAACACAGGCTCCGCCGAGGCTTCGCCCTTCGTTCTGTCGCGGAACTATGACCTCACCTCGCCCCTGCGAGCCGATATCGAGGGCCTGGCCCTCTACTACGGCACCAATGGGGCCGGTTATCTGCTGGCCTCCAGCCAGGGGGACAACAGTTTTGCCGTGTTCGACCGCCAGGCGGGCAACGCCTACCTGGGCTCCTTCTCCGTCGCCGCCGGTGCCTTCGATTCCGTGCAGGAGTCCGACGGCGCCGACGTGACCAACCTGGCCCTGCCGGGCTACCCCCAGGGCCTCTTCATCACCCAGGACGGCAACAACACGCCAGAGGCCGGCACCAACTTCAAGTTTGTCTCCTGGGGAGAAATCGCCCAGGAAAAAGGCCTGGTCGTGGATACCTCGTCCTATGACCCGCGCAGCGTGACCGCCGTGCCCGAACCTTCGGCCTATGCCCTGATGCTGGCCGGGTTGGGCATGACCGCCTGGGCCGCAAGGCGCCGTAAAAGGAGTTGA
- a CDS encoding metallophosphoesterase translates to MSAHLKVSTLVLALGLSASMSSALAAPWSFGIISDTQWSPTGPVDQSVAIHVIDQVNQQFINQGVDLVLQVGDLTDDGKNNMLDVRAAHNQALSGAGIEFYPVRGNHEGTSTAAAYMNTAFPGLSGYSTPYAETAGLTYAFTHNNTKFMLLDTFTLANGTTKTVGEYQSWINTELAAADHEQAFVFTHKNLLGQNHKDNMFGSSNDANPDMQNDFLASMEANNVKYVISGHDHNHTRSLVTSPDGQSQAHQLITASDSYKFYTPKAPYSDRETPFAQELYQVGYYVVTVDGPRVTFDHYASPKWWALSDGSDGSPTWTKRESFGYSLNGKEFVVAPGGYFDGVADNSPTGSGWVGTEMAILDGMNATYSNISGNRATSQDVNTGWTSRTEAGGNLASDVLSLWGMADTMGSEETDIYVLSMSYDPSEGAPVFLATRDANGNWVNAVELNFGGAKTFVAGAYSGQGLGSYGIDEQTHTAWAVLNHGSDFAVAAVPEPETYALMLAGLGLVGLVARRRRAQGSLN, encoded by the coding sequence ATGTCCGCGCATCTCAAAGTTAGCACCCTAGTCCTGGCCCTGGGCCTCAGCGCTTCCATGTCCTCTGCCCTGGCCGCCCCGTGGAGCTTCGGCATCATCTCCGACACCCAGTGGTCGCCCACCGGCCCCGTGGACCAGTCCGTGGCCATCCATGTCATCGACCAGGTCAACCAGCAGTTCATCAACCAGGGCGTTGACCTGGTACTCCAGGTGGGCGACCTCACCGACGACGGCAAGAACAACATGCTGGACGTGCGGGCGGCCCACAACCAGGCCCTCTCCGGCGCCGGCATCGAGTTTTATCCGGTTCGTGGCAATCACGAAGGCACGTCCACCGCGGCCGCCTACATGAACACCGCCTTCCCTGGCCTCAGCGGATACAGCACTCCCTATGCCGAGACCGCTGGCCTGACCTACGCCTTCACCCACAACAACACCAAGTTCATGCTGCTGGACACCTTCACCTTGGCCAACGGGACAACCAAAACCGTGGGCGAGTACCAGTCCTGGATCAATACCGAATTGGCGGCGGCCGACCATGAGCAGGCTTTCGTCTTCACCCACAAGAACCTGCTGGGCCAGAACCACAAGGACAACATGTTCGGCTCGTCCAACGATGCCAACCCGGACATGCAGAACGACTTCCTGGCAAGCATGGAAGCCAACAACGTCAAGTACGTCATCAGCGGCCACGACCACAACCACACCCGTTCCCTGGTCACCAGCCCGGATGGTCAGTCCCAGGCGCACCAGCTGATCACCGCCTCGGACAGCTACAAGTTCTACACGCCCAAGGCTCCCTACTCGGACCGTGAAACGCCCTTTGCCCAGGAACTGTACCAGGTGGGTTATTACGTGGTTACGGTGGACGGGCCCAGGGTTACCTTCGACCACTACGCTTCGCCCAAGTGGTGGGCCCTGAGCGATGGCTCCGACGGCTCCCCCACCTGGACTAAGCGCGAAAGCTTCGGCTACAGCCTGAACGGCAAGGAATTCGTCGTCGCCCCGGGTGGGTACTTCGACGGTGTGGCCGACAACAGTCCCACCGGCTCGGGTTGGGTCGGCACCGAGATGGCCATCCTGGACGGCATGAACGCCACCTACAGCAACATTTCCGGCAACCGCGCCACTTCCCAGGACGTCAATACCGGCTGGACCAGTCGTACTGAAGCGGGTGGCAACCTGGCCAGCGACGTGCTCAGCCTGTGGGGCATGGCCGACACCATGGGCTCCGAGGAGACCGACATCTACGTCCTGTCCATGAGCTATGACCCCAGCGAAGGCGCGCCCGTTTTCCTGGCTACCCGGGATGCAAATGGCAACTGGGTCAACGCCGTGGAGCTGAACTTCGGTGGGGCCAAGACTTTTGTGGCTGGCGCCTACTCGGGCCAGGGTCTGGGCAGCTACGGTATCGATGAGCAGACCCACACCGCATGGGCCGTGCTCAACCACGGCAGCGATTTCGCCGTGGCCGCCGTGCCGGAGCCCGAGACCTACGCCCTGATGCTGGCCGGCCTGGGCCTGGTGGGTCTGGTGGCCCGCCGCCGCCGGGCTCAGGGTTCCCTGAACTGA
- a CDS encoding SdiA-regulated domain-containing protein: MLKKSIPGHALLATFFALGAASTQAVAGINLANYQLSGTYAIDAAKTLGELSLESSAVAYARDRNSLFVVGDEGAGVIELSLDGGVLGSMSFSAWPARTTHNDAEGLAYLGNGVLVVGEERIQDAFRFNFVNGGSVDLSAAPWASVANEAYANTGMEGISFDPRNGSFVAVKQDSLQKLWTGTLSFEADADGGASGMTEALSGASLFGGLASLSDVQTLSPVDALAGTDDADNLLVLSLDSRRLVEARRDGTVLSSFDLAPLTTQGIEGVTVDELGRIYLVAESNNTNPSRLFVLTPVPEPETYALMLAGLGLVGALARRRTRA, encoded by the coding sequence ATGCTGAAAAAATCCATCCCCGGCCACGCCCTGCTGGCCACTTTCTTCGCCCTGGGCGCCGCCAGCACCCAAGCCGTCGCCGGCATCAACCTGGCCAACTACCAGCTGAGCGGCACCTACGCCATCGATGCGGCCAAAACCCTGGGCGAGCTGAGCCTGGAATCCTCCGCCGTCGCCTATGCCCGGGACCGCAACTCCCTGTTCGTGGTCGGGGACGAGGGCGCGGGCGTGATCGAGCTCTCCCTGGACGGCGGTGTACTGGGCAGCATGTCGTTCAGTGCCTGGCCCGCCCGTACCACCCACAACGATGCGGAAGGCCTGGCCTATCTGGGCAATGGCGTTCTGGTGGTGGGGGAGGAGCGCATCCAGGATGCGTTCCGGTTCAACTTCGTCAACGGCGGCAGCGTGGACCTGTCCGCCGCCCCCTGGGCGTCGGTGGCCAACGAGGCCTATGCCAACACCGGTATGGAAGGCATCAGCTTCGACCCCCGCAATGGGAGCTTCGTGGCCGTCAAGCAGGACAGCCTGCAGAAGCTCTGGACCGGCACGCTCTCTTTCGAGGCGGACGCGGACGGCGGCGCCTCCGGCATGACCGAAGCCCTCAGCGGCGCCTCCCTGTTCGGCGGCCTGGCCAGCCTCTCGGACGTGCAGACCCTGTCCCCGGTGGACGCCCTGGCCGGCACGGATGACGCGGACAATCTCCTGGTGCTGAGCCTGGACTCGCGCAGGCTGGTTGAAGCCAGGCGCGATGGCACGGTGCTGAGCAGCTTCGACCTGGCCCCGCTGACCACCCAGGGCATCGAGGGGGTCACCGTGGACGAGCTGGGCCGCATCTACCTGGTGGCCGAGAGCAACAACACCAATCCCTCGCGTCTTTTCGTGCTCACCCCCGTGCCCGAACCCGAGACCTACGCCCTGATGCTGGCCGGCCTGGGCCTGGTGGGCGCGCTGGCCCGTCGGCGGACACGCGCCTGA
- a CDS encoding PEP-CTERM sorting domain-containing protein codes for MQVKSLALVLALIAAGQAQANNVLTFQNGVNGYAGTADTTLLSSDPDGVHGSDEEVSIDASDGGSPNHVLLRFDNLFGNGAGQIKAGESIVNAKLTVEITSAGSGILFHDMLMPWNEAAATWNNMGDGIQANGIEASATPFLSVGDNNGGGNISSGILELDVTASLQDAQAGNVPGHGWALLPFMPNGTNGVDFFTKEAFLTASRPLLTVEVAPVPEPETYALMLAGLGLVGFAARRRAPRSN; via the coding sequence ATGCAAGTGAAATCCCTCGCCCTCGTCCTGGCCCTGATCGCCGCCGGCCAGGCCCAGGCCAACAACGTGCTTACCTTCCAGAATGGTGTGAACGGCTATGCAGGCACCGCCGACACCACTCTCCTGAGTTCCGACCCGGACGGGGTCCATGGCAGCGACGAAGAGGTCAGCATCGACGCCTCCGACGGCGGTTCCCCCAACCATGTACTGCTGCGCTTCGACAACCTGTTCGGCAACGGCGCCGGCCAGATCAAGGCCGGCGAGAGCATCGTCAACGCGAAGCTGACCGTGGAGATCACGAGTGCCGGCAGCGGCATCCTGTTCCATGACATGCTGATGCCCTGGAACGAGGCGGCCGCCACCTGGAACAACATGGGTGATGGCATCCAGGCCAACGGCATCGAAGCGTCCGCGACCCCCTTCCTTTCCGTCGGCGACAACAATGGTGGGGGCAACATCTCCAGCGGCATCCTGGAACTGGACGTCACCGCCTCCCTGCAGGATGCGCAGGCCGGCAATGTCCCCGGCCATGGCTGGGCCCTGCTGCCCTTCATGCCCAACGGCACCAACGGCGTGGATTTCTTCACCAAGGAAGCCTTCCTCACCGCCAGCCGCCCCCTGCTGACCGTGGAAGTGGCGCCGGTGCCCGAGCCCGAAACCTACGCCCTGATGCTGGCCGGCCTGGGCCTGGTGGGCTTCGCCGCCCGCCGCCGCGCCCCGCGGTCCAATTGA
- a CDS encoding PEP-CTERM sorting domain-containing protein codes for MNKLVLISALLASVGVQAAQAASVEAFANATVQPAGPRTGSSGTNYFNIEGSDNGGFASYGVARFDLAAMKADFDALYGAGGWRVDNVVLELTQSNAGFTTDGGVQIYFTGDDAVSIANDGTSPLSHPFAGDFADALLVKSYAFTEIGSGTVENHTLYLAGGANGAGGLSLAANILADNLVTLALVDADAAVAATYAGHTNSSYAGPTLSVSVAAVPEPETYALMLAGLGLVGALARRRMA; via the coding sequence ATGAACAAGCTCGTACTGATTTCAGCCCTGCTGGCATCCGTCGGCGTTCAAGCCGCCCAGGCCGCCAGCGTCGAAGCGTTTGCCAATGCCACCGTCCAGCCTGCGGGCCCCCGAACCGGCTCCAGCGGCACCAATTACTTCAACATCGAAGGCAGCGACAACGGCGGCTTTGCCTCCTACGGTGTCGCCCGTTTCGACCTGGCCGCCATGAAGGCCGACTTCGACGCCCTCTATGGCGCCGGAGGCTGGAGGGTGGACAACGTGGTCCTGGAACTGACCCAGTCCAATGCCGGCTTCACCACCGACGGCGGCGTCCAGATCTACTTTACCGGCGACGACGCCGTATCCATCGCCAACGATGGCACCAGCCCTCTGAGCCATCCTTTCGCTGGCGATTTCGCCGATGCGCTCCTGGTCAAGAGCTATGCCTTCACTGAAATTGGCAGCGGCACCGTGGAGAACCACACTCTCTACCTGGCCGGTGGCGCCAATGGCGCCGGTGGGCTAAGCCTCGCTGCCAATATCCTGGCTGATAACCTGGTTACCCTGGCCCTGGTGGACGCAGATGCCGCCGTCGCCGCCACCTATGCCGGCCATACCAACTCCTCCTACGCCGGTCCCACGTTGAGCGTCAGCGTGGCCGCGGTGCCCGAACCCGAGACCTACGCCCTGATGCTGGCCGGCCTGGGTCTGGTGGGCGCGCTGGCCCGCCGTCGCATGGCCTGA